A region from the Algoriphagus machipongonensis genome encodes:
- a CDS encoding DUF4136 domain-containing protein, translating into MKRKLYQLTAILLLGALSLSCKPDGAEYVDELDIVYTNYDASFDFNSQTTYSLPNKVVLITDDFIDLNPGDEPDYLDPVAAGYILSAIRLNMNEKGYTEIPSGNSPDLIILPTVAQTDQIYFYYDWWYWNWFYPGWGPGWGWYYPGYYPPQVSRVRTGTLMMQMTAPNQEIVADKIPVIWTGLVNGLLEGSAGSIKNRVDASIDQAFEQSPYLAK; encoded by the coding sequence ATGAAACGAAAACTTTACCAATTAACAGCGATCCTGTTGCTAGGTGCGCTATCACTATCTTGTAAGCCAGATGGTGCAGAGTACGTTGACGAGCTAGACATTGTATACACGAACTACGATGCCTCTTTTGATTTCAACAGTCAAACAACCTATTCCTTACCAAATAAAGTTGTGCTTATTACAGATGATTTTATTGACCTTAATCCAGGTGACGAACCAGATTACTTAGATCCTGTGGCTGCAGGCTATATTTTAAGTGCCATTCGTCTTAACATGAATGAAAAGGGATATACAGAGATTCCTTCAGGAAACAGTCCAGACCTAATTATTTTGCCCACTGTAGCACAGACAGACCAAATATACTTCTACTATGACTGGTGGTATTGGAACTGGTTCTACCCGGGTTGGGGACCAGGATGGGGATGGTATTATCCAGGTTATTATCCTCCACAAGTTTCTCGAGTAAGGACTGGAACACTGATGATGCAAATGACTGCCCCTAATCAGGAAATTGTTGCTGACAAGATTCCTGTTATATGGACTGGTTTGGTCAATGGACTTCTAGAAGGAAGTGCAGGTAGTATTAAAAACCGGGTTGACGCAAGTATCGATCAAGCATTTGAACAATCACCTTACCTAGCCAAATAA
- a CDS encoding BamA/TamA family outer membrane protein, with amino-acid sequence MKKQFVILFFCYFLFESNSYSQDSVTYKPNQIREFKLIPLPAIGSNPANGWLFGLAPSATWRMGTKETTHLSNLVGNFLYTTKKQWIFSSRSNVFLSEDKWVLVGDWRYFITSQPTFGLGASSPNVPEENPNQSGVYWGEQQMDYTWFRFYETVLKRISDSKFYIGAGYHLDKFSKITNFLNDEINPDFTFSHDFYNDQLGFDLEKYTLSGITLNAVMENRDVAVSPYEKNFALISYKINPEFLGSDQSSSTLLLDYRHYFNLNNQRKRHLLALWGYGNFLVSGNLPYMSLPSIGYDMFGRSGRGYAQGRFRGESMIYSEVEYRFPLQKEKDTFGGTLFFNASSFGSKMTQEKLMEKINAAYGIGLRVMINKENRTTISADYGFGRKGNSGFYLNINESF; translated from the coding sequence AGATTCGAGAGTTTAAATTAATTCCACTTCCAGCCATTGGTTCCAACCCAGCCAACGGCTGGCTATTCGGGTTAGCTCCTTCCGCCACTTGGAGAATGGGTACCAAAGAAACAACCCACCTTTCGAATCTTGTTGGAAACTTTTTATACACGACAAAAAAACAATGGATTTTCAGTTCAAGATCCAATGTCTTCCTATCCGAAGACAAATGGGTTTTGGTGGGAGACTGGAGATACTTTATCACTTCCCAGCCTACTTTCGGTCTAGGAGCCTCTTCTCCAAACGTGCCCGAAGAGAACCCTAACCAATCGGGAGTTTATTGGGGAGAACAGCAAATGGATTACACTTGGTTTCGCTTTTATGAAACAGTTCTCAAAAGAATAAGTGATTCTAAATTTTACATAGGTGCTGGATACCATCTCGATAAATTTAGTAAGATCACCAATTTCCTAAATGATGAGATCAATCCAGATTTCACATTTTCACATGATTTCTATAATGATCAATTAGGGTTTGATTTGGAAAAATACACCCTATCTGGAATTACTTTAAATGCGGTGATGGAAAACAGGGATGTGGCTGTTTCTCCATATGAGAAAAATTTTGCTTTAATCTCCTACAAAATCAACCCTGAATTTTTGGGTTCAGACCAATCCTCGTCTACCCTATTGTTAGATTACAGACATTATTTTAATTTAAATAATCAAAGAAAGAGACATCTTTTAGCGCTTTGGGGCTATGGAAATTTTCTAGTTTCCGGCAACCTACCTTACATGAGTTTACCTTCCATAGGATATGATATGTTTGGCAGATCTGGACGAGGATATGCCCAAGGTAGATTTAGGGGAGAATCCATGATTTATTCTGAGGTAGAATACCGCTTTCCTCTTCAAAAGGAGAAAGATACTTTTGGCGGCACTTTATTCTTTAACGCTTCTTCTTTTGGAAGTAAAATGACACAGGAAAAATTAATGGAGAAAATCAACGCTGCTTATGGTATTGGCTTAAGAGTAATGATCAACAAAGAAAACAGAACAACAATTTCTGCGGACTACGGTTTTGGAAGAAAAGGAAATTCAGGTTTTTATTTAAATATCAACGAATCCTTCTAA
- a CDS encoding outer membrane beta-barrel protein: protein MKNLLATFILVLAISSFAQAQNSLFSFNYAVTVPMGNTSEFIDNVSGRGFVFEYQKFIDPHWTVGIEAGHTTLYKKEEDKVYTEGTASLSGTQYRYQHSWPILINANYYALRTGILRPYAGVGIGTMASQRKVDMGIFSSDQTHWQFAIKPEVGTLIQPNANMAFRIGAKYLMGFESSDLVGQSNLNFNIGIVFIN from the coding sequence ATGAAAAATTTATTAGCAACATTCATATTAGTTTTGGCAATCTCGTCTTTTGCCCAAGCTCAAAATTCTCTCTTCTCATTCAACTATGCAGTGACTGTTCCAATGGGAAATACTTCAGAATTCATCGATAATGTCTCTGGAAGAGGTTTTGTTTTCGAATACCAAAAATTTATTGATCCTCACTGGACTGTAGGAATAGAAGCAGGCCACACGACACTATACAAAAAAGAAGAAGATAAAGTGTATACAGAAGGTACTGCCTCACTTTCGGGAACACAATACCGCTATCAGCACAGCTGGCCAATCTTGATCAATGCAAATTATTATGCTTTGAGAACAGGTATTTTAAGACCATATGCAGGAGTAGGAATTGGTACTATGGCAAGCCAAAGAAAAGTAGATATGGGGATTTTCTCCTCTGATCAAACTCATTGGCAATTTGCTATTAAACCTGAAGTTGGGACCTTAATACAACCTAATGCTAACATGGCGTTTCGAATTGGAGCAAAATATCTCATGGGATTTGAAAGCTCAGATTTAGTTGGTCAATCCAATTTAAACTTCAATATTGGAATAGTTTTTATAAACTAA